In the genome of Buchnera aphidicola (Chaitophorus sp. 3695), one region contains:
- the tyrS gene encoding tyrosine--tRNA ligase codes for MLKKNFFYELKNRGLIAQITNYNKVSDILINKKITVYCGFDPTADSLHVGHILPLLYLKRFQLAGHTPIIIIGGATSLVGDPSFRSKERELLDSSKKHFKWIKKIENQIYKFLDFSNISNKAIILNNYNWFKKINILSFLRNIGKYFSITQMINKESVKQRITRADQGISFTEFSYSLLQAYDFYFLYKKYNVCLQIGGSDQWGNITSGINLIHSLTKSEAFGLTFPLLIKSDGVKFGKTGLKTIWLDPKKTTPYEFYQFWINITDQEVYNYLKYFTFINLKKIDEIKNLENNQIKCIKFKEKLAKDMTILVHGKNKYMSVKKISTIFFSYTINNLTEENLKNFKDDGAPCITIKNLRYSIQEILLLSNLANSKQQARNLISSNAISINYKKMNILNYFLLDSDKLFNKYTLITKGKKKFCLIIWK; via the coding sequence ATGTTAAAAAAAAATTTTTTTTATGAATTAAAGAATCGTGGATTAATAGCGCAAATTACTAATTATAATAAAGTTTCAGATATTCTTATAAATAAAAAGATTACTGTGTATTGTGGTTTTGATCCTACAGCTGATAGTTTACATGTAGGACATATTCTTCCTTTATTATATTTAAAGAGATTCCAATTAGCAGGACATACTCCAATTATTATTATTGGTGGAGCGACTAGTTTAGTAGGAGATCCAAGTTTTAGATCTAAAGAACGTGAATTATTAGATTCTTCTAAAAAACATTTTAAATGGATTAAAAAAATTGAAAATCAAATTTATAAATTTTTAGATTTTTCTAATATTTCAAATAAAGCAATAATTTTAAATAATTATAATTGGTTTAAAAAAATTAATATTCTTTCTTTTTTAAGAAATATCGGTAAATATTTTTCTATTACTCAAATGATTAATAAAGAATCTGTAAAACAAAGAATTACTAGAGCAGATCAAGGAATTTCTTTTACTGAATTTTCTTATAGTTTATTACAAGCTTACGATTTTTATTTTTTATATAAAAAATATAATGTTTGTTTACAAATTGGTGGATCTGATCAATGGGGGAATATTACTTCTGGAATTAATTTAATTCATTCTTTGACAAAATCTGAAGCTTTTGGTTTAACATTTCCTTTATTAATAAAATCTGATGGTGTGAAATTTGGAAAAACTGGTTTAAAAACTATTTGGTTAGATCCAAAAAAAACTACACCTTATGAATTTTATCAATTTTGGATTAATATTACAGATCAAGAAGTATATAATTATTTAAAATACTTTACTTTTATTAATTTAAAAAAAATAGATGAAATAAAAAATTTAGAAAACAATCAAATTAAATGTATTAAATTTAAGGAAAAATTAGCTAAAGATATGACAATTTTAGTACATGGAAAAAATAAATATATGTCTGTAAAGAAAATTTCTACTATATTTTTTTCATATACTATAAATAATTTAACTGAAGAGAATTTAAAAAATTTTAAAGATGATGGTGCACCATGTATTACTATAAAAAATTTACGATATTCCATACAAGAAATATTATTATTATCTAATTTAGCTAATTCAAAGCAACAAGCAAGAAATTTAATTTCTTCAAACGCTATTTCCATAAATTATAAAAAAATGAATATTTTAAATTACTTTCTTTTAGATTCAGATAAATTGTTTAATAAATATACTCTAATTACTAAAGGAAAAAAAAAGTTTTGTTTAATAATATGGAAATAA
- a CDS encoding HesB/IscA family protein has product MKKYLLKSKKKKFIGVFITKKALKKIFQIYKIKKNIIGIKIDIKKTGCAGYKYILKYVIKNTNTDVIFIKDNISIFISKDKIHILDGITIDFIEKKFHNYFDFYHKNSQNKCGCGESFQIKL; this is encoded by the coding sequence ATGAAAAAATATTTATTAAAATCTAAAAAAAAAAAATTTATAGGTGTTTTTATTACCAAAAAAGCTTTAAAAAAAATATTTCAAATATATAAAATAAAAAAAAATATCATAGGAATTAAAATTGATATAAAAAAAACAGGATGTGCAGGATATAAATATATACTAAAATATGTTATAAAAAATACTAATACAGATGTAATTTTTATTAAAGATAATATCTCAATTTTTATTTCAAAAGATAAAATTCATATATTAGATGGAATAACTATTGATTTTATTGAAAAAAAATTTCATAACTATTTTGATTTTTATCATAAAAATTCTCAGAATAAATGTGGATGTGGAGAAAGTTTTCAAATAAAATTATAA
- the ydiK gene encoding AI-2E family transporter YdiK: MKYYKKNQDFLKTIILSTSIFIIIIASFYVIRPFLQSFFWASIIVISTWPILLYIQNFLGNRKYLSIFFMVFFLLLSFFIPFFIIVSSVIKNSFYFFSHISLEKFIFPKLDFLQNIPIFGLKFSLYYKNLLQGKSENIFNYLQPYFGQIIVFLFYKIKLLSNLLINLFFIFVFTCFLYWKGEKICNIFQNFFLKLNFKSKYSIFLIIQKSIRAVFLGVVITSLIQGTLGGLALIIVGVPYIIFFVMIIIFLSLMQLGSLPVLIPIVLWLYFKNCFMYGTFLLLWSLILSVLDNLIRLIFIRLGINLPFFFIFSGIIGGLLAFGIIGIFIGPVILDIFYRIILIFINKRYSSKNIIKDIKFIKK; the protein is encoded by the coding sequence GTGAAATATTATAAAAAAAATCAAGATTTTTTAAAAACTATTATTTTATCTACGTCGATTTTTATTATTATTATAGCAAGTTTTTATGTTATTCGTCCATTTTTACAAAGTTTTTTTTGGGCTAGTATTATTGTTATTTCAACATGGCCGATTTTATTATATATCCAAAATTTTCTTGGAAATAGAAAATACTTATCTATATTTTTTATGGTATTTTTTTTATTATTATCTTTTTTTATTCCTTTTTTTATTATAGTCAGCTCTGTAATAAAAAATAGTTTTTATTTTTTTAGTCATATTAGTTTAGAGAAATTTATATTTCCTAAATTAGATTTTTTACAAAATATTCCTATATTTGGTTTAAAATTTTCATTATATTATAAAAATTTATTGCAAGGGAAATCTGAAAATATTTTTAATTATTTACAACCTTATTTTGGTCAAATAATAGTTTTTTTATTTTATAAGATTAAATTATTAAGTAATCTATTAATAAATTTATTTTTTATATTTGTGTTTACTTGTTTTTTATATTGGAAAGGTGAAAAAATATGTAATATATTTCAAAATTTTTTTTTAAAACTAAATTTTAAATCAAAGTATTCAATATTTTTAATTATTCAAAAATCTATTCGAGCAGTTTTTTTGGGAGTAGTGATTACATCTTTAATTCAAGGTACTTTAGGAGGATTAGCATTAATTATTGTAGGAGTTCCATATATAATTTTTTTTGTAATGATAATTATTTTTTTATCTTTAATGCAATTAGGTTCTTTACCTGTTCTTATTCCTATTGTTTTATGGTTATATTTCAAAAATTGTTTTATGTATGGAACATTTTTATTATTATGGAGTCTTATATTATCTGTTTTAGATAATTTAATTCGATTAATTTTTATTCGATTAGGAATTAATTTACCATTTTTTTTTATTTTTTCTGGTATTATAGGTGGTTTATTAGCATTTGGTATAATTGGTATATTTATAGGTCCAGTTATATTAGATATATTTTATAGAATAATTTTAATTTTTATTAATAAACGTTATTCTTCTAAGAATATTATAAAAGATATTAAATTTATTAAAAAATAA
- a CDS encoding 3-deoxy-7-phosphoheptulonate synthase, with amino-acid sequence MKKTDELRTVRIDPLITPAHLSECYPITSQIMDNIIKTRKNIANIISGKDKRLLVIIGPCSLHDPLATMDYANKLNDLRKKYSSSLEIIMRTYFEKPRTVIGWKGLISDPDINNTFKVNKGLTLARKLLLEINRIGLPAATEFLDMVVGQFINDLISWGAIGARTTESQIHREMASALSCPVGFKNGTDGNILIAIDAIRAAKVRHIFLAPDKNGHMTINHTSGNSLSHIIMRGGKKPNYHFQDINLAVSYLKKFHLPEKVMIDFSHGNCLKQYKLQLNVCESICKQLKDGSKNIFGVMIESFLVEGSQPIKKMHEMKYGQSITDSCLNWEDSVFVIKELSRAVLNNL; translated from the coding sequence ATGAAAAAAACAGATGAATTAAGAACAGTTAGAATAGATCCACTTATTACTCCTGCGCATTTATCGGAATGTTATCCTATTACTTCTCAAATTATGGATAATATTATTAAGACAAGAAAAAATATTGCAAATATAATTTCTGGAAAAGATAAGCGTTTATTAGTTATTATTGGTCCTTGTTCATTACATGATCCTTTGGCTACTATGGATTATGCAAATAAATTAAATGATTTAAGAAAAAAATATTCAAGTTCATTAGAAATTATTATGCGTACATATTTTGAAAAACCTCGTACTGTAATTGGGTGGAAAGGATTAATTTCTGATCCCGATATTAATAATACTTTTAAAGTGAACAAAGGATTAACTTTAGCTAGAAAATTATTATTAGAAATTAATAGAATTGGTTTACCTGCTGCAACAGAATTTTTAGATATGGTTGTTGGACAATTTATTAATGATTTAATTAGTTGGGGAGCAATTGGCGCACGTACTACTGAAAGTCAAATTCATCGTGAAATGGCTTCAGCTTTATCTTGTCCAGTTGGATTTAAAAATGGAACTGATGGAAATATATTAATTGCAATAGATGCTATTAGAGCAGCAAAAGTACGTCATATATTTTTAGCTCCAGATAAAAATGGTCATATGACTATTAATCATACTAGCGGAAATTCTCTTTCACATATTATTATGCGAGGAGGAAAAAAACCAAATTATCATTTTCAAGATATTAATTTAGCTGTATCTTATTTAAAAAAATTTCATTTGCCAGAAAAAGTAATGATTGATTTTAGCCATGGAAATTGTTTGAAACAATATAAATTGCAATTAAATGTATGTGAATCAATATGTAAACAATTAAAAGATGGTTCAAAAAATATTTTTGGTGTTATGATAGAAAGTTTTTTAGTAGAAGGATCTCAACCTATTAAAAAAATGCATGAAATGAAATATGGTCAATCTATTACTGATTCTTGTTTAAATTGGGAAGATAGTGTTTTTGTAATAAAAGAATTGTCTAGAGCAGTTTTAAATAATTTATAA
- the thrS gene encoding threonine--tRNA ligase, translated as MPVITFPDGLKKKYKNSISINKILENCKDIYKKKYIAGFLNNKIVDFNTIVTKDSKLYFIEKKDNLSRQIINNTYVHLLGYSIKTLWPEIKLYKFFSNNNEFYYDFYKKNSLKEKDLLIIEKKMQDLIKKKYYILKKDLYYKDLNKILKDLNEDYKIKILKLNFKKNNYISCYFHENHIDFMIDIEAPKISFCKYFKLNKLSGVYVNSDRKNIMIQRISGISFLNKKKFFLYFKNLKLKKNFDHRKLNLNLNLFHLQEDVPGMVFWHHNGLFIFKKLKHIIRKKLEKYNYQEVKTPILMNRLIWKKSGHLENYKNLMFSTYSDNKDYCVKPMNCPGHIKIFNHKLKSYRDLPIRMSEFGSCHRQEPSGALHGLMRLRNFTQDDAHIFCTKSQLEDEINLCIKMIYEIYNIFSFKKIIVKLSTRPDKRIGDNSVWDYTESILKKVLEKNNISFSYQIGDGAFYGPKIEFDLQDSFNRKWQCGTIQLDFYLPKRLGSFYIDQNNTKKFPVLIHRAALGSLERFIGILLEEYKGFLPIWLSPIQVKIINISQQNIEYCKIILNVLKKNNIRSELDLRNKSLGLKIRESILLKIPYILICGDKEEKNNTISFRKIRKKHIYNMSLSDFLQKIYKKNNNFK; from the coding sequence ATGCCAGTTATAACTTTTCCTGATGGTTTAAAAAAAAAGTATAAAAATTCAATTTCGATTAATAAAATCTTAGAAAATTGTAAAGATATCTATAAAAAAAAATATATCGCTGGATTTTTAAATAATAAAATTGTAGATTTTAATACTATTGTTACAAAAGATTCAAAGTTATATTTTATTGAAAAAAAAGATAATTTATCTAGACAAATTATTAATAATACATATGTACATTTATTAGGTTATAGCATAAAAACTTTATGGCCAGAAATTAAATTATATAAATTTTTTTCAAATAATAATGAATTTTATTATGATTTTTATAAAAAAAATTCTTTAAAAGAAAAAGATCTATTAATAATTGAAAAAAAAATGCAAGATTTAATAAAAAAAAAATATTATATTTTAAAAAAAGACTTGTATTATAAAGATTTAAATAAAATTTTAAAAGATTTAAATGAAGATTATAAAATTAAAATTTTAAAATTAAATTTTAAAAAAAATAATTATATTAGTTGTTATTTTCATGAAAATCATATTGATTTTATGATAGATATAGAAGCTCCGAAAATAAGTTTTTGTAAATATTTTAAATTAAATAAATTATCTGGTGTATATGTAAATTCAGATAGAAAAAATATAATGATTCAAAGAATTTCTGGAATATCTTTTTTAAATAAAAAAAAATTTTTTTTATATTTTAAAAATTTAAAATTAAAAAAAAATTTTGATCATAGAAAATTAAATTTAAATTTAAATTTATTTCATTTACAAGAAGATGTTCCGGGAATGGTTTTTTGGCATCATAACGGATTATTTATATTTAAAAAATTAAAACATATTATTAGAAAAAAATTAGAAAAATATAATTATCAAGAAGTTAAAACACCTATATTAATGAATAGATTAATATGGAAAAAAAGCGGTCATTTAGAAAATTATAAAAATTTAATGTTTTCAACTTATTCTGATAATAAAGATTATTGCGTTAAACCAATGAATTGTCCTGGTCATATAAAGATTTTTAATCATAAATTAAAATCTTATAGAGATTTGCCAATTCGTATGTCAGAATTTGGAAGTTGTCATCGTCAAGAGCCTTCTGGAGCATTACATGGTTTAATGCGTTTAAGAAATTTTACTCAAGATGATGCGCATATTTTTTGTACTAAATCACAATTAGAAGATGAAATTAATCTTTGTATAAAAATGATTTATGAAATATATAATATTTTTTCTTTTAAAAAAATTATTGTTAAATTATCAACTCGTCCTGATAAAAGAATTGGTGACAATTCTGTATGGGATTATACTGAATCAATATTAAAAAAAGTTTTAGAAAAAAATAATATATCTTTTTCTTATCAAATTGGAGATGGTGCATTTTATGGACCTAAAATTGAATTTGATTTACAGGATTCTTTTAATAGAAAATGGCAATGTGGAACAATTCAATTAGATTTTTATTTACCTAAAAGATTAGGATCATTTTATATTGATCAAAATAATACAAAAAAATTTCCAGTTTTGATTCATCGAGCTGCATTAGGTTCTTTAGAACGTTTTATCGGAATTTTACTTGAAGAATATAAAGGATTTCTTCCAATTTGGTTATCGCCTATACAGGTTAAAATTATAAATATTTCACAACAAAATATTGAATATTGTAAGATTATATTAAATGTTTTAAAGAAAAATAATATTAGATCTGAATTAGACTTAAGAAACAAAAGTTTAGGTTTGAAAATTAGAGAAAGTATTTTGCTTAAAATTCCTTATATCTTAATTTGTGGAGATAAAGAAGAAAAAAATAATACTATTTCTTTTAGAAAAATTCGAAAAAAGCATATTTATAATATGAGTTTATCAGATTTTTTACAAAAAATTTATAAAAAAAATAACAATTTTAAATAA
- the infC gene encoding translation initiation factor IF-3: protein MKVWKRTSSIRPHRINNEIRALRVRLTGLKGEKIGIFNIYDALKKAKKEGLDLVEISPYAEPPVCKIMNYGKFIYTQTKALKEKKRKQKVIHIKEIKFRPNTDEGDYQVKLRSLKRFLKDGHKVKITLRYRGREMAHQKIGIKVLHRIKLDLSNFSLVEFFPSRIEGRQMIMILSPKK, encoded by the coding sequence ATTAAAGTCTGGAAAAGAACTTCAAGTATAAGACCACATAGAATAAATAATGAAATTCGTGCTCTAAGAGTACGTTTAACCGGTTTAAAAGGAGAAAAGATAGGAATATTTAATATATATGATGCTTTAAAAAAAGCTAAAAAAGAAGGTTTAGATTTAGTTGAAATTAGCCCATATGCAGAACCTCCTGTATGTAAAATTATGAATTATGGAAAATTTATTTATACTCAAACAAAAGCTTTAAAAGAAAAAAAAAGAAAGCAGAAGGTTATTCATATTAAAGAAATTAAATTTCGACCAAATACAGATGAAGGAGATTACCAAGTTAAATTAAGAAGTTTAAAACGTTTTTTAAAAGATGGTCATAAAGTTAAAATTACTCTTCGATATCGAGGAAGAGAAATGGCTCATCAAAAAATTGGAATAAAGGTATTACATAGAATTAAATTAGATTTAAGTAATTTTTCTTTAGTAGAGTTTTTTCCTTCTAGAATAGAAGGTAGACAAATGATTATGATTTTATCTCCTAAGAAATAG
- the rpmI gene encoding 50S ribosomal protein L35 has translation MKKLKTLKSAVKRFKKTSSGKFKRKQANLRHILTKKSTSRKRNLRIKKIISKSDIKVVKSFFPYN, from the coding sequence ATGAAAAAATTAAAAACTTTAAAAAGCGCAGTAAAACGTTTTAAGAAAACCTCTTCTGGTAAATTTAAAAGAAAACAAGCTAATTTAAGACATATTTTAACTAAAAAATCCACTTCTAGAAAAAGAAATTTAAGAATAAAGAAAATTATTTCTAAATCAGATATTAAAGTAGTAAAATCTTTTTTTCCGTATAATTAA
- the rplT gene encoding 50S ribosomal protein L20, giving the protein MARVKRGVFSHARHKKILKKAKGYYGARSRVYRVAVQAVLKAGQYSYRDRRQKKRIFRKLWITRINAAARENNLSYSNFIYGLKKASIFINRKILSDIAVFDSISFKKLVHTANTHLPQ; this is encoded by the coding sequence ATGGCTCGAGTTAAAAGAGGTGTATTCTCTCATGCTCGTCATAAAAAGATTTTAAAAAAAGCAAAAGGATATTATGGTGCGCGATCTAGAGTTTATAGAGTTGCTGTTCAAGCAGTTTTAAAAGCTGGTCAATATTCTTATAGAGATAGACGTCAAAAAAAAAGAATTTTTAGAAAATTATGGATTACTCGTATTAATGCAGCTGCTAGAGAAAATAATTTATCTTATAGTAATTTTATATATGGGTTAAAAAAAGCATCTATTTTTATTAATCGTAAAATATTATCAGATATAGCAGTTTTTGATTCAATATCTTTTAAAAAATTAGTACACACTGCGAATACACATTTACCTCAATAA
- the pheS gene encoding phenylalanine--tRNA ligase subunit alpha: protein MSDDKNYIQDILLKLKKCKNKNDLNIIRSKYLGSNGIITKKFRTLKTLDIKSKKKISIKINKIKKKILKLFFLKKKSLEEKLIQNLHKNNNIDLSLSSKEVNLGSTHIITHSINRIIKFFSKLGFEALYGPEIENDYYNFDALNIKKNHPSRDSHDTFWFNQNILLRTQTSSMQIRTMEMRKPPVRIIVPGKVYRNDSSLTHSPMFHQVEGFIIDKKVNFSNLKWIMSNFLLYFLKEKCKIRFRNSYFPFTTPSAEIDIFNQMSKKWLEVLGCGMIHPSVLKNVNIDSKKYIGCAFGIGIERIIMLKYNILNIRSFFKNDLRLLKQFK from the coding sequence ATGAGTGATGATAAAAATTATATTCAGGATATTTTATTAAAATTAAAAAAATGTAAGAATAAAAATGATTTAAATATCATACGGTCAAAATATTTAGGTTCTAATGGAATTATTACTAAAAAGTTTAGAACGTTAAAAACATTAGATATAAAAAGTAAAAAAAAAATAAGTATTAAAATAAATAAAATTAAAAAAAAGATTTTAAAATTGTTTTTTTTAAAAAAAAAATCTTTAGAAGAAAAATTAATTCAAAATTTACATAAAAACAATAATATTGATCTGTCTTTATCCAGCAAAGAAGTTAATCTTGGTTCAACACATATTATTACTCATTCTATAAATCGTATAATAAAATTTTTTTCTAAATTAGGTTTTGAAGCATTATATGGTCCAGAAATAGAAAATGATTATTATAATTTTGATGCATTAAACATTAAGAAAAATCATCCATCTAGAGATAGTCATGATACTTTTTGGTTTAATCAAAATATTTTATTAAGAACACAAACTTCTAGTATGCAAATTCGTACTATGGAAATGAGAAAACCTCCTGTGAGAATTATTGTTCCTGGAAAAGTATATAGAAATGATTCTAGCTTAACTCATAGTCCTATGTTTCATCAAGTAGAAGGTTTTATTATAGATAAAAAAGTTAACTTTTCTAATTTAAAATGGATTATGAGTAATTTTTTATTATATTTTCTTAAAGAAAAATGTAAAATTCGTTTTAGAAATTCATATTTTCCTTTTACTACTCCATCTGCAGAAATAGATATTTTTAATCAAATGTCTAAAAAATGGTTAGAAGTGCTTGGATGTGGTATGATTCATCCTTCAGTTTTAAAAAATGTAAACATTGATTCTAAAAAATATATTGGATGTGCTTTTGGAATCGGGATTGAACGCATAATTATGTTAAAATATAATATTTTAAATATTCGTTCATTTTTTAAAAATGATTTAAGATTATTAAAACAATTTAAATAA